The Melitaea cinxia chromosome 16, ilMelCinx1.1, whole genome shotgun sequence genome contains the following window.
ttattttgtctatGGTTGGGCTGTGTGTTTGACATATGTCAAATGACTTGATTCAAGTCAATGTCAAAATATTAGATCGGTCGCAGTTGGTCGTTAATTCGTGTGAAAAATTGTAAACTTCgagtaataattataactaaattgaGTACTTTAAAGTTTTTTCAAGTGATTTACAAGCATGTCTGAGCAGTCAAATACTGTTGGTGCACTCAATAGTGGAGCGAAGAAAAAGAAACGTCGAGAAAGGAAAGCTTTATCCGAAAGAAACAATAAGTAAGTTCGTTCAATTATGTTGTTGTAGTAGGTATGTAGAATGTTCAATCTGTTACAAGATTACAATATGTgcatacttttgttttagatacGTAGACAATGACCCGCTGGGCTTAAGAATTCAATGTACGTGTAATCATGGAACAAGGagcaattttaaatgtaaacaaatatCGCAACGGGATGTCGTTCGAAACCGAAAATCTTTTTATACAACATCCGGAAAAGTTCACCAAGACGTGTAATTGTGTCGTCTTATTAGTGCATTTGAACCCCAGCGTAGAGGCAAAGGTACACCACGTCCTTCTGGTAAAACGAAACTTCGAAAGTTAAGTACTTCATTCTTCCTATATGGGAAAAAGAAAGTAATGAAAAGGGTATGCAAATCATTTTTCATGGCAGTATTTTCTATCAAAAGGCAGAGGTTATCAACTATTATCAAATGTGTGATGGATGGCAAAGTTCCAAAGGAAGAAAGAGGAGGTGACAGGCGTTCAGCTAAATCTCAAGAGAAAAAAGAACATTTACGCAATTTTCTCCGAAACCTTCCTTGTAGTGAAAGCCATTATAATAGAGCAAAAAGCAAGAGGGTGTATTTGGATGCCggtttgaatattaaaaaattgagaATGCTTTACAATAATAGTGTCACAAATGAACTGAATGTTAAGAGAACAATGTTTTACGAAGTGTTCACATTTGAATTTAACATTGGATTTCGGTCACCTGCATCAGATGCCTGCAGTTCCTGTATACTATTGagtaatagtattaaaaatgaaaaagattcatcaaaaaaacaagaactaaTGACAAAACTTCGCATCCATAAATTGCGAGCAAACTTTTTCTTTAAACTTTTGAAAGAAAAGGTTGATAATAGTATCACTATATGTTTTGATCTCCAGCAGGTGTTTCCTCTACCGAGGACACCAATTCAGGAGGCTTTTTATTCCCGTCAGATTAGCCTGTATAATTTATGTGTGATGGATCTGTCAGAACAAAATAATTCTTGTCTGTATAATTGGGATGAAACAGAATCTGGCAAGGGTGCTATTTCAATTGGATCTGCGTTATACTGCTTCTTGAATACTCAAACAATACCGGCTAATGTGAAGTTAGTAAGACTTTTTTGTGATGGCTGCGGGGGCCAAAATAAAAACAGCCATGTGTTGCATATGCTGCTattttggcttcaaaataagtcCCCTGCACATGTTAAGGAAATACAACTTTTTTTCCCAGTGCGAGGGCATAGTTTTCTGCCAGCAGACCGTTTATTTGGTAGAATTGAGAAAGATGTGAGAAAAATACCAGTGATTACTACGAGGGaagaatattttgaaatattttctaaacATGGCAGAGTGTGCGAGCTTGGTAAAGAATGGTGTTTATATGATGTAAAAGGTTTAGAAAATCACTATAAAAAACTTGTGGGCATACAaggaatgaaaaaaattatattcaagaaGTGCAAATCTTCTCAGGGCAGACAATTGAACTGCGTAGTAAAATCTTCACCAAACTATAGATTTGAGTCCGGAGAACAGTTTATATCACTACTGAAAAGGGGCAAACGTCACCCCAGAAATATAGAACAAATTCAGGAAGAACGCGGACTAAGTCTTGCAAAGAAAAATGATGTGACCAGTCTATTAATAAAACAGTTCGGTGCCGATTGGGAGAACCTTTCAGCATTAGAATGGTACAAGCAAATATTAAGCTGTTCTAGAAACATTACAGAACAAAATGAACAAGttgttgatgatgatgaagcgTGTATTTGTACTGAGATGGATATAGAAGacataagaatttaatttttattaattaattgtgtttttgtcccatattttgatttatcaataaatactaaatccagaacataaaatgttatttccTAACCTTACTTTTTCAAAACATGATATTTCCAAACAGTTTGATACAAATCATGATATTTTCGCCTGGTCTGATCAGTACATGATATTTCCATTTTTTACATAAGAATAGATacacaatttgaaataaaaaaaaacatgcttaATAAGTTTTTACAGTCATTTATTCATTAGAACCCATATTTTCTTCAATTGTACAAAGGCAAAGTAGTTGCCGGTTTTTGACCTTTTCTGAAAAGTTAGACATCATGGAATTATCATGTTTTGTTCTGTCACTCCTCATATATCAACAAAATAATGCAAAGAAATTCTGGTTCAACACTCGTCTCGCCACTTACCGCCCCCGAACTGAATACATCAAAATCGTTCAGTCTACACAGATTATTTGCCTTTACTCGCGCGTCACAGGAAAGCATTTTGGCAGTTGGTACCTAATTTGTGGATACCAGAGGTAGTTGAATAGGTGTAAAATGCCGTACCGATTTCAATGgtacaatgaaattaattttagaaagtaGTTCCGgagttaattttattagaaattagtttaaagtattaaaaaaacaatgttagCAATTTCAAGCCGTTTGTATAAAGGAAGCAAGTGGAATAGTGCGCTTTGATTCAAGTAAATTAGAGGAATAAGGTAGCTTCAGACGATAACACAAAACTTAACAAATTTCATTTGTAGTTGCTCGTTGTGTACTTTTTATAGCGAGGATTCCAGATCTCTGATCCATACTTTGGATACTTATAACAAACGTACAGTAAAGAATCTTAATAGTTTtgtctaaaattttataaggtTCACATAATGAATCCGTGCTTTTGAGGCTTTCTTAATAAGTTCATCGATATGCTCATCGAAGAGAAGCCTCGAATCGTAAATCGATCACGCACTTTCGTAAGTCTCTGCAAATTTTGACCCTTTTGCCGATATTCTGATGGATTGTGGGCTGACTGACGACAGAATGATACAAGTAAACACTTAGATGGATtaagtttcaatttatttatttcgcaaTAAGTGCCCAGACGTAATAAATCCGACTGAAGGTCAAGTACGTCGGATCTGGTTGATGGATGGTAACTGTTCATATCGTTAGCAAAACATAGCAACTTAGTGTCGGAAGTATGATTCAATATCATTTACAAAGGCCAAAACAGCAGTGGATCTAAGAGAGAACCTTGGGGTACACCACTAGGAATAATAACCCAACTACAGCCTGCGATCTGATAGAAATATAAGACTCAACCACCTTAGTAAATAACCACTAATTCCAATATTTTCGAGGTTACGGATTAGGACAGGATTATGTATTCTGTCAAAACATTTGCTGTAATTGGTATTAATTCGTTTAGCAAAATAAGGTTAGATACAGTTGACTATTCTTTCAGAAAAGCATGTTGACAAATTTAATGTAgatgtagttttaaaaaaagtttcaaactTTTTTAGCACATGACTGACATAAAATTTGTATGCCAACTTAGTTAAGAGCAGCttaatagttattaaataataatttaatttcaaatatttttgagttttataatactcttgtttaaaataaaacgcgTTCGAACTTATAAAAGGTTTAGCAGAggatataaaaaacaaatagaaaatgTTAATCATGTTTATTGTACTAATTCTAAAAGTTTTAGAGAAACATGATaatcaacaaatatttatttgaatattatgacAGTAGACAAATTGACTTTTGGTAACACCTATTGATAATAATGGGAGAAATATATTATGTCATTCTACTTAATGTTAacaaagacaatttttttatacctttaacaaaaattttcttagaagataaaataaacatacctatagtcataataaaaaacaacaacaactgtCACACGAAAAAAATTGGTATTGTTGAAAAATGTCAAGttatctacaattttttttaaacaaatgcgAGGTGACaccttttaaatatatttatggatATTtcgagttaaaaaaattaaagtgttaAATCGAAGTGAACTACACTTATTATATAAACCTTACATTATTACACTGTAGAAAATGAGACACAAATTTTTGTATGCCACCAGGTTTGAACCACCTAGAactatgatattatattaattcaCATATTATCTCAATTGAGAAAAATCATTTACAGACACATCATTAAGCTATTTAGAAAATCATAGGTAGTATTTCAGTAAAGTATTAGATTGTAGGCTCATATTGAAAAAAATGCAAATTGGATTATTTTGGTCAATAACATGCAAGTACTTGACATAATATGTACAGATTAAAGTTCGACAATGATATTACAATGAAATCAGTCATATTAACCTATCTTTATGGCCTCAAACAGTCCACAACCACAACCCTACATATTAATCCGTCCATTACAGTTGTCTTTTTATTCCATTGTGTACATATAAAAGTGACTTGATTAAGTTTACGTTATTTATCACTTGTTCCTTTTAGCAATAACAACTGAATTAAGACAGCGggatttaatttattcaatcgTGACCATTGGTTTTCGCGTGAGGAACTGTTCCATTGAGTAGCTGTGTGGACTGGGGTTGTCTTATAGTTTTCTGCAGAACATGTGCATCAGCAGGTTCTATTCTCTTATAGTAATGTTCTTTTGTCTCAACGATTTCGAAACCAAATTTCTTGTAAAAATCTATTGCGCCCTCATTATTAACTTGTACATGcctgaaaaataaaacattcaattAATGTTTGAAAAGCAGTAAGGTATATGAgcatttaattcaatattttagtGGCGAGAGTGGAGGCTATAGTAGATATTATAAGATagtataatgaaacattttgttttctttgaatAATGGAATCTTTTTTTACTTAAGGTATCGTCCATCGTCATGTTATCATCATCAGTCATCAGAAAAACATCATAAAATATCACAAGGAGGAGGgggttacattattttttttcgttgaacacgaacaaaaaaacaaataacaatctACCCTACAACCTGCCTACACGATgcctgtcaataaagttgtatcACAATGcctaatttttcaaaatttattcagattatgtaaattttaattgtcagtatttaaatttaaagattattatactaagtttataaatcatattctgaaatttcaatttactttcCCCAAAAAATGCACGTGATTTTCCAGTATGGACGAGCTACTTTAATAGACTCATTCCGCATAATATTGTGAGCGTTCTTTAGTTTTATGCGACAGTAAGTATTCATATTTCACTTTATTAATGTTTCTTTagggctaagaaaaatagtattagaCAGTTTTACAAAAGTAAGTCgccagagtagctcgtatattaaaaaattggtccACCTTTAAACCAACCAACCTTTaaataaaccaactttacagacaactgtaaagttggtttatggacgatagtttaacgtgacaatgtcataacaaaacatctcctcggacgtataGGCCAATAGGCGGAACGGGACAGTGCGGAGCGTAacgcaatgagtcatcctttttcgtaaATTCCGctggcgttcatcgatttagtAGACGTTATCTTGTCAACAAAGTAAACTTTAAAAGGGggcttgtaattttttttccggTGGAATGTGATCTATGACACCTACAAAACCCCTTATTTGAAGGAACACAATTAGCCTTCGAACATCCTAGATAcaatttatatgtatgcttatttatttttttataaataatacagaacAGACTAAAGCAGGAAAACGTGAGTGACACAGTAAATTGATTAGAAGCCTATATCTCATcaaactaataattatatataagacaattataatagtatattccaaaatatcaataatataattagagaACCTTGTACCTACTGATGTAtgacaataaattaaaacaaaaaatatattagaaatatataaagccACAAAACCATGTTTCTTTAATGAtcttataaaactttaattgaaCAATGCTCTATAAATATGAAGCATCTGCAGATGAACAATATTGCCAATTGTTATCAgctatatacgcttcagcctgtaatatcccactgctgggtaccgacctctttccccatataggagaaagatcaaagcttaatccaccacgctactctaatgcgggttagcggatatattctgtactatgagtaacaagcactatcaggtgtacacgataacaactgggaccaacggcttaaaaTACTTTCTGAGGCATGGTggaaagacccacaaggactgcacaaacacccagaccacaacaaacatatgtatggtcaataaaaatgtttgtcatgtgtggagATTGAACCTACAACCAGtactgtgaccattgcgccaatgcgtcatcaatatatcattatataaaaacCCCAATTTAATAAggagattattttttatactaaatatttttgcttatgTGTGGCATACATTTTCTTTGTCTGCTATGTGTGTTTATACAGCAATGAATCAAAACAATTTatactcttatatatatatatatatatatatatatatatatatatatatatataagagtatAAATTGTTTTGATTCATtgctatagtatatatatatacatagtatatatatacttttttatgtatgatgtTGAATTCAATTTGTAAATAGTAATTAGTAACAAAGTATTACAATAAGACATGTTTAAACAAAGTGTAaggttattaattaatttttaattacacacATCAAATTTATTCAGAAAATAACTCCACAAGGTTGATATATTGTAGGAagctaaattattataaaagatacGTGCATTCAaacatttcttatttatttttttcaatattaaaaaatctaaaataataaatgatattctaaaaataaaattgtatacaaGACAGGAGAGAGGGAAAGTGAAAGAGAATAAGCACAGTATtaagacataataataataaataaatatctacacagtacacacacggtcatctgttcctaaagtaagcagtataacagccgactggtatagctacatatatatttttttaacacataataaaatacatcattaaaattgtttttaacgtGTTAAGCCGTTggcccagttgttatcataaacacctgatagcaatcgttattcatagtagggaatatatccaccaacccgcattgtagctgcctgatggattaagctctgatccatcacctacatggggatagaggcttatgcccagcagtgggatattacagactgaagcaagaaagttaaaactgttttattcTGTACATAACAAAGATTTATCTTCTATTACTGATAACAACGAATGAAACTGGGTGTATTACTGATAGGTTATTTTGCATTTATATCATATGTATAACAAACTTAACCTTCACATacacaaaattaacaataattgcagtaaattaaaaaatgcaatAGAGAAATATATTTCCGGATACTCACAAGAAAATGCTGTCAAAATTACCATCCTGTTCAACATACTTGAGCACATGTTCTACCATTAGAGTGCCAATTCCTAGTCTTCTGTAGGGATATAAACATCCCAGAGTCATTATGTACAATCTTCTGGAATTCTCTGAGGTGTCTATTCGACAGCAGACTGCTCCAACCACGATATCATTATAATAAGCAAGTTTAGCCAGTTCACCAGCCTCTAAAAcatctttgtaaaatttgtcgtTGTAGGAAACTGGAAAAACGACGGTATTCAACTTCTTTAATTGCTTAATATTATGTGGTGTCACATCGCCAAGTTCTATTTTAGCTCTGAAATAGCAAAGTGTTCTTTTAACAAACGATTTAGAGTGATATTGAACAGACGTACTTATCGCTGTACTGAGTACATGAACATATATCTACGTGAACAATAGCGCACAAA
Protein-coding sequences here:
- the LOC123661230 gene encoding probable N-acetyltransferase san translates to MADSEEAPAMNNHDEESPVYSLTPTKHLLMQSQDVPITAMIYVHVLSTAISTSVQYHSKSFVKRTLCYFRAKIELGDVTPHNIKQLKKLNTVVFPVSYNDKFYKDVLEAGELAKLAYYNDIVVGAVCCRIDTSENSRRLYIMTLGCLYPYRRLGIGTLMVEHVLKYVEQDGNFDSIFLHVQVNNEGAIDFYKKFGFEIVETKEHYYKRIEPADAHVLQKTIRQPQSTQLLNGTVPHAKTNGHD